A genomic window from Thermococcus nautili includes:
- the purB gene encoding adenylosuccinate lyase yields MAVHPIDYRYGSEEMRRIWDEENKLQKLLDVEAALARAHAKLGNIPEESARVISERASTEWVKLERVKEIETEIHHDIMAVVKALSEVCGEHGKYVHLGATSNDIIDTANALLIKESLELIERYLRELRDVLMKLAEEHKYTVCIGRTHGQHAVPTTYGMKFALWLDEVQRHLERLEELKKRVLVGKMRGAVGTAASFGEKALEIERLVMEDLGLKPALITNQLVPRDLYAELMMFLALVASTLDKIGLEIRNLQRTEILEVSEPFGKKQVGSSTMPHKRNPIRTEKVCGLARVLYSNVIPALLNNPLWHERDLTNSSVERVILPESFVLLDEMLRVTIRVLKGLEFFPENIERNLYLTKNLIMAEPLMLKLAERGMGRQEAHELVRQLAMKAFEEGRDFLEVVKESEEVRKYLTDEDLASLRPENYIGVAPQIVDNVLRHIRERSL; encoded by the coding sequence ATGGCGGTTCACCCGATTGACTACCGCTATGGAAGCGAGGAAATGAGGCGCATCTGGGACGAGGAGAACAAGCTTCAAAAGCTCCTTGACGTTGAGGCGGCCTTGGCGAGGGCCCACGCGAAGCTCGGCAACATTCCCGAGGAAAGCGCCCGCGTGATTTCCGAGAGGGCCAGTACGGAGTGGGTGAAACTCGAACGCGTCAAGGAGATAGAGACTGAGATACACCACGATATAATGGCCGTCGTCAAGGCCTTAAGCGAGGTCTGCGGTGAGCACGGGAAGTACGTCCACCTCGGCGCGACCTCCAACGACATAATCGACACCGCCAACGCGCTCCTCATAAAGGAGAGCCTTGAGCTCATCGAGCGCTACCTTAGGGAGCTCCGCGACGTGCTAATGAAGCTCGCCGAGGAGCACAAGTACACCGTCTGCATCGGCAGAACCCATGGACAGCACGCGGTTCCAACGACCTACGGCATGAAGTTCGCCCTCTGGCTCGACGAGGTTCAGAGACACCTTGAGAGGCTTGAAGAGCTCAAGAAGCGCGTCCTTGTTGGCAAGATGCGCGGTGCCGTTGGAACCGCCGCTTCATTCGGAGAGAAGGCCCTTGAGATTGAAAGGCTCGTCATGGAGGACCTTGGCCTTAAGCCAGCGCTGATAACCAACCAGCTCGTTCCGCGGGACTTATACGCAGAGCTGATGATGTTTTTGGCCTTGGTTGCATCAACCCTCGATAAAATCGGCCTTGAAATCAGAAACCTCCAGAGGACGGAAATCCTTGAGGTCAGCGAGCCATTTGGAAAGAAGCAGGTTGGCTCTTCGACGATGCCCCACAAGAGGAACCCGATAAGGACGGAGAAGGTCTGCGGTCTGGCGAGGGTTCTCTACTCAAACGTTATTCCCGCGCTCCTCAACAACCCGCTGTGGCACGAGAGGGACCTCACGAACTCCTCGGTCGAGCGCGTTATCCTTCCCGAGAGCTTCGTTCTCCTTGACGAGATGCTCCGCGTCACAATCCGCGTTCTCAAGGGGCTGGAGTTCTTCCCGGAGAACATCGAGCGCAACCTCTACCTGACGAAGAACCTCATCATGGCCGAACCGCTGATGCTGAAGCTTGCCGAGAGGGGCATGGGCAGGCAGGAGGCCCACGAGCTCGTTAGGCAATTGGCCATGAAGGCCTTTGAGGAGGGAAGGGACTTCCTTGAGGTCGTGAAGGAGAGCGAGGAAGTTAGAAAGTATCTAACCGATGAGGACTTGGCCTCGCTGAGACCCGAGAATTACATCGGTGTTGCCCCTCAGATAGTTGACAATGTGCTCCGCCACATCCGTGAGCGTTCTCTCTGA
- the albA gene encoding DNA-binding protein Alba codes for MAEEHVVYIGKKPVMNYVLAVITQFNEGAKEVSIKARGRAISRAVDVAEIVRNRFLPEVRVKEIKIGTEELPTADGRTANTSTIEIILEKP; via the coding sequence ATGGCTGAGGAGCACGTCGTCTACATCGGAAAGAAGCCGGTTATGAACTACGTCCTCGCCGTGATAACCCAGTTCAACGAGGGCGCTAAGGAGGTCAGCATCAAGGCTCGCGGTAGGGCTATCAGCAGGGCCGTTGACGTCGCCGAGATTGTCAGGAACAGGTTCCTCCCCGAGGTCAGGGTCAAGGAAATCAAGATAGGCACCGAGGAGCTCCCGACTGCCGACGGCAGGACCGCCAACACCTCGACCATCGAGATTATCCTCGAGAAGCCGTGA
- a CDS encoding DUF998 domain-containing protein, producing the protein MRKSQLLAGVLAPIVALTGIGTAILINRSWWRLTDNAISDLGKLDLPNNWVLNVSLVVSAIMAIYYAVGLVEEVSNTVEKLGIGVFIAGLAFLALIGLFPEGTSPHYYVSWGFFIFASLGFLVTGIGMGLSGEKELAVFSIALFTVGWALALWAKNSFPGIAPAEFVGVFGVIAWHYTVMWKKFRGAPRPRG; encoded by the coding sequence ATGAGAAAGAGTCAGCTCCTCGCCGGGGTTCTCGCACCGATAGTGGCCCTCACGGGCATAGGGACGGCGATTCTCATAAATCGCTCGTGGTGGAGGCTCACCGACAACGCGATAAGTGACCTCGGAAAGCTCGACCTGCCCAACAACTGGGTTCTAAACGTTTCCCTCGTAGTCTCGGCCATTATGGCGATTTACTACGCGGTTGGCCTCGTCGAGGAAGTCAGCAACACCGTCGAAAAGCTCGGGATTGGAGTTTTCATCGCTGGACTGGCCTTCCTCGCATTAATCGGCCTCTTCCCGGAGGGAACGAGCCCCCACTACTACGTCAGCTGGGGCTTCTTCATCTTCGCGAGCCTCGGTTTCCTTGTCACGGGTATTGGGATGGGCCTCTCTGGAGAAAAGGAGCTTGCGGTCTTCAGCATAGCCCTCTTCACAGTCGGCTGGGCGCTGGCCCTCTGGGCGAAGAACAGCTTCCCAGGGATAGCACCGGCAGAGTTCGTTGGCGTCTTTGGAGTGATTGCGTGGCACTACACAGTAATGTGGAAAAAGTTCAGAGGGGCTCCTCGTCCCAGAGGCTGA
- a CDS encoding FecCD family ABC transporter permease, translated as MRGRGVLLLALFVFLTSPFVGRMHFSPFGMGELEKAVLLNVRLPRVVASALVGASLSLAGLTFQNVFRNPLAGPNLLGVTSGAAFGAVLAILLGFGGLLIQFSAFLFGVLAVFIVWRLSKLIGDGLLGLVLAGIAVSAFFSSLVGFAKYLADPYDKLQEIVYWLLGSFAGLRWENLWPMLPPLAVSIVGIVLLRWSLNVLSLSEEEAKALGLNVSLYRRFLVLLAALGVSASTAMAGMIGWVGLVSPHIARLLVGHDNRALAPVSALVGASMLAFCDDIARSLATFELPLGVVTSLIGAPVLVAILARRRWHVKG; from the coding sequence GTGAGGGGGAGAGGAGTTCTTCTGCTGGCCCTTTTTGTTTTTCTCACATCCCCCTTTGTGGGCAGGATGCACTTTTCTCCCTTCGGAATGGGTGAGCTCGAAAAAGCGGTTCTCCTCAACGTCCGCCTTCCCCGAGTGGTTGCCTCCGCACTCGTCGGAGCCTCGCTCTCACTCGCTGGCCTGACCTTTCAGAACGTCTTCCGCAACCCGCTCGCGGGCCCAAACCTGCTTGGTGTTACCAGCGGTGCCGCCTTCGGGGCCGTCCTGGCTATACTCCTTGGCTTTGGAGGGCTTTTAATTCAGTTCTCGGCGTTCCTCTTTGGTGTATTGGCGGTGTTCATAGTCTGGCGGCTCTCAAAGCTCATAGGTGACGGCCTTCTGGGCCTTGTACTCGCGGGGATAGCGGTGTCGGCCTTTTTCTCTTCCCTTGTGGGCTTCGCCAAGTACCTGGCTGACCCCTACGACAAACTGCAGGAGATAGTCTACTGGCTCCTCGGGAGCTTTGCCGGTCTGCGCTGGGAGAACCTCTGGCCAATGCTCCCTCCCCTTGCGGTTTCGATAGTTGGAATAGTGCTCCTGCGCTGGTCGCTCAACGTCCTCAGCCTGAGCGAAGAGGAAGCGAAGGCCCTTGGCCTCAACGTCTCACTCTATCGGAGGTTTCTCGTTCTCCTTGCGGCTCTCGGTGTATCGGCCTCGACGGCAATGGCCGGAATGATAGGGTGGGTTGGCCTCGTCAGTCCCCACATAGCGAGGCTCCTCGTGGGGCACGACAACAGGGCCCTCGCCCCGGTTTCTGCGCTGGTTGGGGCCTCGATGCTCGCCTTCTGCGACGACATAGCGAGGAGCCTTGCGACGTTTGAGCTCCCACTTGGGGTCGTTACCTCCCTAATCGGCGCTCCAGTTCTCGTGGCGATACTCGCGAGGAGGCGGTGGCATGTTAAGGGTTAA
- a CDS encoding 6-pyruvoyl trahydropterin synthase family protein, with the protein MFRLVERKIGWHKDFDSSHFLALPYDSKCLRIHGHTYNVDVEIWGELNENGMIFDFNHLSNLIKRLDHRILVSENWVLDRRDGRVVVEKNGKRLELPEDEVVILDKPNVTAEYIAEWFAERIAEKAGENVKRILVKVWEDPRSYAQVVLER; encoded by the coding sequence ATGTTCAGGCTCGTGGAGAGAAAAATCGGCTGGCACAAGGACTTTGACAGCTCGCATTTCCTCGCCTTGCCCTACGACAGCAAGTGTCTTAGGATTCACGGACACACCTACAACGTGGACGTGGAGATATGGGGCGAGCTGAACGAGAACGGCATGATTTTCGACTTCAACCACCTCAGCAACCTCATAAAAAGGCTCGACCACAGGATTCTCGTCAGCGAGAATTGGGTCCTCGATAGGAGAGATGGCAGAGTCGTGGTCGAGAAGAACGGCAAGAGGCTCGAACTGCCCGAGGACGAGGTGGTAATCCTCGACAAGCCCAACGTTACAGCTGAATACATAGCCGAGTGGTTCGCGGAGAGAATAGCGGAGAAGGCCGGGGAGAACGTGAAGCGAATCCTCGTTAAGGTCTGGGAGGACCCGAGGAGCTACGCGCAGGTAGTCCTCGAGCGTTAG
- a CDS encoding ABC transporter substrate-binding protein — MRRVLSVILAAVLVLSVLSVGCISSKSPGVPSGTASQPESSSIAQSSSKNDYVIVTDWSNKTVKVGVPVERIVSLYGLATQMVYFLSVEDGKKIVGSTPLAINDAFIALLDPDVKKRMKFTGSPKNANIETVKSLNPDVVLTAYWGDERVNRAIEELGIPVVVLNLEGVDDYIHSLEIIGRILGKEEKAREAAEYYTNAVSFIANRTSGANRPRVLLLEYSTKDKVFKAPGREFFQNWMIETAGGESVSKNLPGGWNTVNVEQVAEWNPDVIILVSYSLKKPATELKKELMGDPAWAQIKAVKEGRIYAMPNDGESWDYPAPKWVLGLYWTAKILHPELFEDIDVKSIAYEFYERWYGLDPKKVRIVGDMP, encoded by the coding sequence ATGAGGAGGGTCCTTTCGGTTATCCTGGCTGCGGTTTTAGTACTGAGCGTTCTGTCAGTGGGATGCATAAGCTCGAAGAGCCCAGGTGTGCCCTCGGGTACAGCATCTCAACCAGAGTCCAGTTCCATTGCACAGTCCAGCTCAAAGAACGACTACGTTATCGTGACCGACTGGAGTAACAAGACCGTGAAGGTTGGGGTTCCTGTGGAACGAATTGTTTCGCTCTACGGGCTGGCCACTCAGATGGTTTACTTCCTGAGCGTTGAAGATGGAAAGAAAATAGTTGGGAGCACCCCTCTCGCGATAAACGACGCATTCATAGCCCTTCTTGACCCGGATGTAAAGAAAAGGATGAAGTTCACTGGAAGTCCTAAAAACGCCAACATAGAGACGGTCAAGAGTCTTAACCCGGACGTTGTTTTAACGGCCTACTGGGGAGATGAGAGAGTAAACAGGGCTATTGAGGAACTCGGCATTCCAGTTGTGGTTCTCAACCTGGAAGGGGTTGATGACTACATTCACAGTCTAGAGATTATTGGCAGAATCCTTGGAAAAGAAGAAAAAGCCCGGGAAGCGGCTGAATACTACACAAACGCTGTTTCTTTCATCGCAAACAGAACCTCTGGGGCAAATCGACCAAGGGTTCTCCTCCTTGAATACAGCACGAAGGACAAGGTCTTCAAGGCCCCCGGCAGGGAGTTCTTCCAAAACTGGATGATTGAAACCGCCGGTGGGGAGAGCGTCTCCAAGAACCTCCCTGGGGGATGGAACACGGTCAACGTCGAGCAGGTGGCCGAATGGAACCCGGATGTCATAATCCTCGTCAGCTACTCCCTCAAAAAGCCCGCCACTGAACTCAAGAAGGAGCTCATGGGTGACCCTGCATGGGCACAGATAAAGGCGGTAAAGGAGGGCAGAATCTACGCGATGCCAAACGACGGAGAGAGCTGGGATTATCCGGCGCCGAAGTGGGTTTTGGGCCTTTACTGGACCGCCAAGATTCTCCATCCAGAGCTTTTTGAGGATATTGACGTCAAGTCAATCGCCTATGAGTTCTACGAGCGCTGGTATGGCCTGGACCCAAAGAAAGTCAGAATAGTCGGTGATATGCCGTGA
- a CDS encoding CBS domain-containing protein produces MMAVGQVVKRKAVIVKPDDTIERVARILSRHKVGSAVVVDDDEIVGVITDRDILDKVVAKGRDPKTVKVHEVMTRNPITIEDDYDISDAIDKMMEKGIRRLLVTRLGKPLGFVTAADLLAALNSMNNEEEEETVEETEVYGICELCGQYGPLYRVYIEGQERWICESCKDSLNL; encoded by the coding sequence ATGATGGCCGTGGGACAGGTGGTCAAGAGAAAGGCAGTGATTGTGAAGCCCGACGACACCATCGAGAGGGTTGCAAGGATACTCTCAAGGCACAAGGTTGGGAGCGCCGTTGTCGTGGACGACGACGAGATAGTTGGGGTCATCACCGACCGCGACATCCTCGACAAGGTCGTTGCGAAGGGACGCGACCCTAAGACCGTCAAGGTGCACGAAGTCATGACGAGGAACCCGATAACGATTGAGGACGACTACGACATAAGCGATGCAATAGACAAGATGATGGAGAAGGGTATAAGGAGGCTCCTCGTAACGCGCCTTGGAAAGCCCCTTGGTTTCGTTACCGCGGCGGACCTGCTGGCAGCCCTCAACAGCATGAACAACGAGGAGGAAGAGGAAACCGTTGAGGAGACCGAGGTTTACGGCATCTGCGAGCTCTGCGGTCAGTACGGCCCGCTCTACAGGGTCTACATAGAGGGCCAGGAAAGGTGGATTTGTGAGAGCTGTAAGGACAGCCTCAACCTTTAG
- a CDS encoding NifB/NifX family molybdenum-iron cluster-binding protein has product MRIIVSTINGGLDDRVNQAFGRTPTFTIVDVENGEIVNVQVVPNPGYSQPRGAGVTAAQFAIDQGADAVIAGQFGPNSYGVLQAAGIRMYSAPPTMTVREAVEALLRGELQPGIQGGAGMGPGGGMGMGRGMGRGIGRGGGMGRGRGMGRGRGGWY; this is encoded by the coding sequence ATGAGGATTATTGTGTCCACTATAAACGGCGGACTCGACGACCGCGTTAACCAGGCCTTTGGAAGAACTCCAACTTTCACGATTGTCGACGTCGAGAACGGAGAGATAGTGAACGTCCAGGTCGTCCCGAACCCGGGCTACTCCCAGCCGAGGGGAGCGGGCGTTACCGCGGCGCAGTTCGCCATTGACCAGGGAGCTGATGCAGTAATAGCGGGCCAGTTCGGGCCAAACTCCTACGGCGTCCTTCAGGCGGCAGGCATAAGAATGTACTCAGCTCCCCCGACCATGACCGTCAGGGAAGCCGTTGAGGCGCTCCTCCGCGGTGAACTCCAGCCCGGAATTCAGGGAGGTGCAGGAATGGGTCCCGGCGGTGGCATGGGAATGGGCCGTGGCATGGGTAGAGGCATAGGTCGCGGCGGAGGAATGGGAAGAGGTCGCGGTATGGGCCGCGGAAGGGGCGGCTGGTACTGA
- a CDS encoding NifB/NifX family molybdenum-iron cluster-binding protein, translating to MRIAIPTNGGGRNDTVAPVFARAPAFLIVDVDENGNVVNEKVIQNPAMNAAGGAGPLAVQTLINEGVEAIVAPQVGPNALGAIQAAGIRLYQVAPGTPVEEAIKAVTSGSAPSTAAPAPAYGPYPAAPATPVAPAAPVYPAYPAYGFGYGWGRGWGRGWGRGRGWGRGWGRGGRGWGARLGYCPWTGQPSRRTLRWLYGWW from the coding sequence ATGAGGATAGCAATCCCGACCAACGGCGGTGGGAGAAACGACACGGTTGCTCCCGTCTTCGCGAGGGCGCCCGCGTTCCTCATAGTTGACGTTGACGAGAACGGAAACGTCGTGAACGAGAAGGTCATCCAGAATCCTGCCATGAACGCCGCTGGAGGTGCCGGACCGCTGGCAGTTCAGACACTCATCAACGAAGGCGTTGAGGCAATAGTCGCCCCGCAGGTCGGCCCGAACGCCCTTGGAGCCATCCAGGCCGCGGGCATAAGGCTCTACCAGGTCGCTCCGGGAACCCCAGTCGAGGAGGCCATCAAAGCCGTTACCAGCGGAAGCGCCCCGAGCACCGCCGCCCCGGCGCCGGCCTACGGACCGTATCCTGCCGCTCCGGCAACTCCAGTGGCTCCAGCCGCACCGGTCTATCCGGCTTACCCAGCCTACGGCTTCGGCTACGGTTGGGGAAGAGGCTGGGGCCGCGGCTGGGGAAGAGGACGCGGATGGGGCCGTGGATGGGGCAGAGGAGGAAGAGGCTGGGGTGCAAGGCTCGGCTACTGCCCCTGGACCGGCCAGCCAAGCAGGAGAACCCTCCGCTGGCTCTACGGTTGGTGGTGA
- a CDS encoding PPC domain-containing DNA-binding protein: MEFKPGRIFLLRVPEGEDLLYFVNRFAEEKGIKTAIVKGIGSLRNPVVGYYSEETRGYKRIELVGTFELLTLLGNVSIKDGRPFAHLHVTLGNASGDVFGGHLMRGEVFVAELYVQELLGEPLVRKERGNNLSLWDEEPL, from the coding sequence ATGGAGTTCAAGCCGGGGCGAATTTTCTTGCTCAGGGTTCCCGAGGGGGAGGACCTGCTCTATTTTGTAAACAGGTTCGCGGAGGAGAAGGGAATAAAGACGGCGATTGTTAAGGGCATAGGTTCGCTCAGGAACCCGGTCGTGGGCTACTACTCGGAGGAAACTCGCGGCTATAAGCGGATTGAGCTCGTGGGAACCTTCGAGCTGCTGACCCTGCTCGGCAACGTCAGCATCAAGGATGGACGGCCCTTTGCGCACCTCCACGTCACTCTGGGCAACGCCAGCGGCGACGTTTTCGGGGGACATTTGATGAGGGGAGAGGTCTTCGTCGCGGAGCTGTATGTGCAGGAACTCCTGGGGGAGCCGCTGGTGAGAAAAGAGAGGGGGAACAACCTCAGCCTCTGGGACGAGGAGCCCCTCTGA
- a CDS encoding DUF134 domain-containing protein, with protein sequence MPMGGPGWGRGRGRRRKMRMIGFIPQVRHFYPALPPVSQPKPPIFMTYEEFEALRLVDYEGLTQEEAGKRMGVSRGTVWRALNSARKKVAQMLVEGRELIILPQGNEVPRRFEEEI encoded by the coding sequence ATGCCGATGGGAGGACCTGGATGGGGACGCGGTAGAGGAAGAAGGCGGAAGATGAGAATGATTGGGTTCATTCCCCAGGTTAGACACTTCTATCCTGCGTTGCCCCCGGTCAGCCAGCCGAAACCGCCGATTTTTATGACCTACGAGGAGTTTGAAGCCCTCAGGCTGGTGGATTACGAAGGGCTAACTCAGGAGGAGGCGGGAAAGAGAATGGGCGTCTCCCGCGGCACCGTCTGGAGGGCTCTCAATTCGGCCCGAAAGAAGGTTGCCCAGATGCTCGTTGAGGGAAGAGAGCTCATAATTTTGCCCCAAGGGAACGAGGTTCCCAGGAGATTTGAAGAGGAAATCTAA
- the gapN gene encoding NADP-dependent glyceraldehyde-3-phosphate dehydrogenase has protein sequence MVSPFRPKSELFRGVWREGEDGVPEFATYVDGEWLFTGRTAEVRSPIDGSVIARVSLADGDLARKAVSTAYERGRFVIRETPGDRRVKAFLKAACLMRDAFEDFVTALVLDAGKPLSNARGEVRATVERLEKTTMEFRKLVGDYIPGDWSEETLESEGIVKREPYGVVLAISPYNYPLFISAAKVIPALLAGNAVLLKPASLDPLAPLLFTRVLQLAGVPPEAYQLLTIPGRLMDSVVADKRIRVVTFTGSTEVGEHILAVGGIKAYHMELGGKDPAIVLDDAPLEETVEKLVKGMVSYSGQRCDAIRLIIAESGIYSDLRTKLVEELSKIEPKNPLEDENAVMGPLIDEKSAEAIEEVYRDAVDKGAVPLTKFRREGTYVWPVLLEVDRETLPKLRAFQEDVFGPLTLLVKVRSDEEAISVANSSRFGLDAAVFSGSDERARKVARKLEVGAVFINEFPRHGIGYYPFGGMKDSGIGREGIGYSLETLTTTKTIVKNYRGKGIWSYM, from the coding sequence ATGGTTAGCCCCTTCAGACCGAAGTCCGAGCTCTTCAGGGGAGTGTGGCGCGAGGGCGAGGACGGGGTTCCCGAGTTCGCCACCTACGTGGATGGGGAGTGGCTGTTCACCGGCAGAACCGCGGAAGTCAGGAGTCCAATTGACGGGAGCGTCATAGCTCGCGTGAGCCTCGCCGACGGCGACCTCGCGAGGAAAGCCGTCTCCACGGCATACGAGAGGGGCAGGTTTGTCATCAGGGAGACTCCCGGGGACAGGCGCGTCAAAGCCTTCCTCAAGGCGGCGTGCCTCATGAGGGACGCGTTTGAGGACTTCGTCACGGCGCTCGTCCTTGACGCCGGGAAGCCCCTCTCCAACGCGAGGGGTGAGGTCAGGGCGACGGTTGAGAGGCTTGAGAAGACAACGATGGAGTTCAGGAAGCTCGTCGGCGACTACATACCCGGCGACTGGAGTGAGGAAACGCTGGAGAGCGAGGGCATAGTCAAGAGGGAGCCCTACGGGGTGGTTTTAGCGATAAGCCCCTACAACTATCCGCTCTTCATCTCGGCCGCGAAGGTGATACCCGCGCTCCTCGCCGGAAACGCGGTCCTGCTCAAGCCTGCCTCCCTCGACCCGCTCGCGCCACTGCTCTTCACGAGGGTTCTCCAGCTGGCCGGGGTTCCTCCCGAGGCGTACCAGCTCCTCACAATCCCTGGGAGGCTCATGGACTCCGTCGTCGCGGACAAGCGCATAAGGGTGGTCACGTTCACCGGCAGCACCGAGGTCGGGGAGCACATCCTCGCGGTCGGAGGGATAAAGGCCTACCACATGGAGCTCGGCGGCAAGGACCCGGCCATAGTGCTCGACGACGCACCGCTTGAAGAGACCGTTGAGAAGCTCGTAAAGGGCATGGTAAGCTACTCCGGCCAGAGGTGCGACGCGATAAGGCTGATTATAGCGGAGAGCGGCATCTACTCCGACCTCAGGACAAAACTCGTCGAGGAGCTGTCAAAGATAGAGCCCAAGAACCCGCTCGAGGATGAGAACGCCGTGATGGGCCCGCTGATTGACGAGAAGAGTGCCGAAGCGATTGAAGAAGTCTACAGGGATGCTGTGGACAAGGGCGCCGTTCCGCTGACGAAGTTCAGGCGTGAGGGAACCTACGTCTGGCCGGTCCTCCTTGAAGTGGACAGGGAAACGCTCCCGAAGCTCAGGGCATTTCAGGAGGACGTCTTTGGCCCGCTGACGCTCCTCGTTAAGGTCAGGAGCGACGAGGAAGCGATAAGCGTTGCCAACTCCTCCCGCTTTGGGCTCGACGCGGCGGTCTTCAGCGGGAGCGACGAGCGCGCGAGAAAGGTCGCGAGGAAGCTTGAGGTTGGCGCGGTGTTCATCAACGAGTTCCCGAGGCACGGCATAGGTTACTACCCCTTCGGCGGCATGAAGGACAGCGGAATCGGCAGGGAGGGCATAGGCTACTCCCTCGAGACCCTCACGACGACGAAGACCATCGTCAAGAACTACAGGGGCAAGGGCATCTGGAGCTACATGTGA
- a CDS encoding antibiotic biosynthesis monooxygenase yields MPMAIVRLWHGKVPIEKADEYEKFLIERAVPDYGSVEGLLKLYFTRRDEENVAHFPLITVWDSMEAIKRFAGENPELAKYYPENDEFLLEKEKYVQHYRVFYEK; encoded by the coding sequence ATGCCCATGGCGATTGTCAGGCTCTGGCACGGGAAGGTTCCGATTGAGAAGGCCGATGAGTATGAAAAGTTCCTCATCGAGAGGGCGGTTCCGGACTACGGCTCCGTTGAGGGCCTTTTGAAGCTCTACTTCACGAGGAGGGACGAGGAGAACGTTGCCCACTTTCCCCTCATAACGGTCTGGGACTCGATGGAGGCCATAAAGCGCTTCGCCGGCGAAAACCCCGAGCTGGCAAAGTATTATCCCGAGAACGATGAGTTTCTCCTTGAAAAGGAGAAATACGTCCAGCACTATCGGGTTTTCTACGAGAAATAA
- the tsaA gene encoding tRNA (N6-threonylcarbamoyladenosine(37)-N6)-methyltransferase TrmO has protein sequence MEICYRPIGVIHSPFREPNGVPIQPSAAKGIRGTVEVFPEYADGLKDIEGFSHVILIYHFHLARPGELIVRPYMDDEGHGVFATRAPGRPNPIGLSVVRLLEVRGRRLTVGNIDVLDGTPLLDIKPYVPEFDVHRVERIGWLEKNVHKLPEARDDGRFTR, from the coding sequence ATGGAAATCTGCTACCGGCCGATTGGGGTCATTCACAGCCCCTTCCGAGAGCCTAATGGAGTTCCGATTCAACCTTCTGCCGCGAAGGGGATTCGCGGAACCGTGGAGGTGTTCCCGGAGTACGCGGACGGGCTGAAGGACATCGAGGGCTTCTCGCACGTAATCCTGATTTACCACTTTCACCTAGCGAGGCCCGGGGAGCTAATCGTCAGGCCGTACATGGACGACGAGGGGCACGGCGTCTTCGCGACGAGGGCACCGGGCAGACCGAACCCGATAGGGCTCTCCGTTGTGCGTTTGCTCGAAGTTCGGGGAAGGCGGCTCACTGTGGGGAACATTGACGTCCTCGACGGGACTCCCCTGCTTGATATAAAGCCCTACGTGCCGGAATTCGATGTTCACCGGGTTGAAAGAATCGGATGGCTTGAGAAAAACGTCCACAAACTTCCAGAGGCGAGGGACGACGGGCGCTTCACGCGTTAG
- a CDS encoding ArsR/SmtB family transcription factor — protein MGPLEYETIDVTDERVRELAQVLANERAMAILRLLRERELSMSEIAKELDMPISTVSYHLDKLLRVGLVEVAGKKYGKRLQEVKLYRASSRPILLLPRPAERRTSPLDKLRVITLSVATGLSALVYWAAEKMLSSERSSGTGTIKMFSAETTSRAGHSGDYVPVLLAIMTFVIVISAGWFLKKRF, from the coding sequence GTGGGCCCGTTGGAGTACGAGACCATAGACGTTACAGATGAGCGGGTTCGCGAGCTCGCGCAGGTTCTCGCCAACGAAAGGGCGATGGCCATTCTGAGGCTTCTCCGCGAGCGTGAGCTCTCGATGAGCGAGATTGCGAAGGAGCTCGACATGCCCATATCCACAGTTTCATACCATCTTGACAAACTTCTCCGCGTGGGTCTCGTTGAAGTGGCCGGGAAAAAGTACGGCAAAAGATTGCAAGAGGTAAAGCTCTACCGAGCATCGAGCCGGCCGATTCTTCTGCTCCCGCGCCCAGCCGAGCGGAGAACGTCACCGTTGGACAAACTGCGCGTCATAACCCTCTCAGTTGCAACGGGGCTTTCCGCACTCGTCTACTGGGCCGCGGAGAAAATGTTGTCGTCTGAGAGGAGTAGCGGGACGGGGACAATTAAAATGTTCTCGGCCGAGACGACAAGCAGGGCCGGCCACTCGGGGGATTACGTTCCTGTCCTCCTCGCGATAATGACGTTCGTCATCGTAATTTCCGCAGGGTGGTTTCTTAAGAAACGTTTTTAA